In the genome of Longimicrobium sp., one region contains:
- a CDS encoding alpha/beta fold hydrolase, with protein MRPYHLPLLLCAACTPAMRAPATPAPADTGRIAVDGGTLYYESQGSGPAVVLLHGGRMDLRSWDAQAGALAPGFRVIRYDAGGHGRSTAPLDPPSQTEHVTRVLDHLGVQRAHVVGLSMGGGAALDFAFRHPERVESLVLVSTSGPPPGIPVDSNAVLTHPAGRRRLGALPMPRLLVVGERDSPGVLAAAQAVRNEAPGVEVASIPGAHLPNQDAPEAFNQLLLRFLRR; from the coding sequence ATGCGTCCGTACCATCTCCCCCTGCTCCTCTGCGCCGCCTGCACGCCGGCGATGCGGGCGCCCGCCACTCCCGCGCCGGCCGACACCGGAAGGATCGCGGTGGACGGCGGCACGCTGTACTACGAGAGCCAGGGGAGCGGCCCGGCCGTGGTGCTGCTTCACGGCGGGCGGATGGACCTCAGATCGTGGGACGCGCAGGCCGGTGCGCTCGCGCCGGGCTTCCGCGTGATCCGCTACGACGCGGGGGGACACGGCCGCTCCACCGCGCCTCTGGACCCTCCCTCGCAGACGGAGCACGTCACCCGGGTGCTGGACCACCTGGGCGTGCAGAGGGCGCACGTGGTGGGGCTGTCGATGGGCGGGGGCGCGGCGCTCGACTTCGCGTTCCGGCATCCCGAACGCGTGGAGAGCCTGGTGCTCGTCTCCACCAGCGGTCCTCCTCCCGGCATCCCGGTCGACTCGAACGCCGTGCTGACCCATCCCGCCGGCCGGCGGCGGCTTGGTGCGCTGCCGATGCCTCGCCTGCTGGTGGTGGGAGAACGGGACTCGCCGGGTGTGCTCGCCGCCGCCCAGGCGGTGCGGAACGAGGCTCCCGGCGTGGAGGTGGCGAGCATCCCCGGAGCGCACCTGCCCAACCAGGATGCTCCCGAGGCGTTCAACCAGCTGCTGCTGCGCTTCCTGAGGCGTTGA
- a CDS encoding VOC family protein has translation MATTQRISPCLWFADQAEEAARFYTGIFPNSRITAVTRYGSGSPEKLGRPEGSVMTVAFELDGHAFTALNGGPVFTFNEAISLQVHCATQEEIDHYWEKLSEGGDPDARQCGWLKDRYGVSWQVVPNFLDEIFEDAGSPGTERAMNALLGMKKLDIAELRAAYAGA, from the coding sequence ATGGCCACCACGCAGCGCATCAGCCCCTGCCTCTGGTTCGCGGACCAGGCCGAGGAAGCCGCCCGCTTCTACACCGGCATCTTCCCCAACTCGCGCATCACGGCCGTCACGCGGTACGGCTCCGGCAGCCCCGAGAAGCTCGGCCGGCCGGAGGGATCGGTGATGACCGTGGCGTTCGAGCTCGACGGGCACGCGTTCACGGCGCTGAACGGCGGGCCGGTGTTCACCTTCAACGAGGCCATCTCGCTGCAGGTGCACTGCGCCACGCAGGAGGAGATCGACCACTACTGGGAGAAGCTGTCCGAGGGCGGCGATCCCGATGCCCGGCAGTGCGGCTGGCTGAAGGACCGGTACGGCGTCTCGTGGCAGGTCGTCCCCAACTTCCTGGACGAGATCTTCGAAGACGCGGGCTCGCCCGGAACCGAGCGCGCGATGAACGCCCTGCTGGGGATGAAGAAGCTCGACATCGCCGAGCTGCGCGCCGCCTACGCCGGCGCGTGA
- a CDS encoding DUF2911 domain-containing protein → MRRFAIALVAVLPIACGRAAPAEEYGFVARLGRDTVSVESVTRRGNTVTSDAVDRFPRVRRRHTRIELGPGGEIRRLEMDIHTPSDPAAQRERRVVAEVTADSVRISKRDSTGTVTRAFATRGGMAMATVPQMYSLYELYFAAALRRAAAAHRAPGDTVRMRQFHIDREFDDFPLQHGVVRLLPGGRAEITHDWLSGTGEAAFDTAYRMLRYSGARTTYLVDVRRLDSPPDVRAVAERFEAREARGGGFRQLSVRDTVRARIGAAAFTVDYGRPLARGRVLLGNVIPYDRVWRTGANAATQFTTSAPITLAGLSLPAGTYTLWTIPHARGAELIVNRQTGQWGTRYNPAHDLGRAPMATGTSAPPVEQFTISIDAIDGRRGTLAMAWGPFRWTAPIEVR, encoded by the coding sequence ATGAGACGCTTCGCCATTGCCCTCGTCGCGGTCTTGCCCATCGCGTGCGGCCGCGCCGCGCCGGCCGAGGAGTACGGGTTCGTCGCGCGCCTCGGCCGCGACACGGTCTCGGTGGAGAGCGTGACGCGCCGCGGGAACACCGTCACCAGCGACGCGGTGGACCGGTTCCCGCGCGTGCGCCGGCGTCACACCCGCATCGAGCTCGGCCCCGGCGGCGAGATCCGGCGCCTGGAGATGGACATCCACACGCCGAGCGACCCGGCCGCGCAGCGCGAGCGCCGGGTGGTGGCCGAGGTGACGGCGGACTCAGTGCGCATCTCCAAGCGCGACAGCACGGGCACGGTCACGCGCGCCTTCGCCACGCGCGGCGGCATGGCCATGGCGACCGTGCCGCAGATGTACAGCCTGTACGAGCTGTATTTCGCCGCCGCGCTCCGGCGCGCCGCGGCGGCGCACCGCGCGCCCGGCGACACCGTGCGGATGCGGCAGTTCCACATCGACCGGGAGTTCGACGATTTCCCGCTGCAGCACGGCGTCGTGCGGCTCCTGCCCGGCGGCCGCGCGGAGATCACGCACGACTGGCTGTCCGGCACCGGCGAGGCGGCGTTCGACACCGCGTACCGGATGCTGCGCTACTCCGGCGCCCGCACGACGTATCTCGTGGACGTGCGCCGCCTGGACTCGCCGCCCGACGTGCGGGCCGTGGCCGAGCGGTTCGAGGCGCGGGAGGCGAGGGGCGGCGGGTTCCGGCAGCTGAGCGTGCGCGACACGGTGCGCGCCCGCATCGGCGCCGCCGCGTTCACCGTCGACTACGGCCGGCCGCTGGCGCGCGGGCGCGTGCTGCTGGGCAACGTCATCCCCTACGACCGCGTGTGGCGCACCGGCGCCAACGCCGCGACGCAGTTCACCACGTCCGCGCCGATCACGCTCGCCGGCTTGTCGCTCCCCGCGGGGACGTACACGCTGTGGACGATCCCCCACGCGCGCGGCGCCGAGCTGATCGTGAATCGCCAGACCGGCCAGTGGGGGACGAGATACAATCCCGCGCACGACCTCGGCCGCGCGCCGATGGCCACCGGGACGTCGGCGCCGCCGGTCGAGCAGTTCACCATCTCGATCGACGCGATCGATGGCCGGCGCGGCACGCTGGCGATGGCTTGGGGCCCGTTCCGCTGGACGGCGCCCATCGAGGTGCGATGA